A segment of the Halovivax limisalsi genome:
CGTCGTGGGCGATCCGGGTGAGGTCATCGTCACCGAACCGACGCAGGTCCGAGTGAGCATTATCGGGACCGAGATTTCCAACGAGCGCGAAACTTGGAGCGGCTACTACGACAAATACTGGGATCCGGTGACCGCCTCGGCCGTCGTCGGCGACAAGCGCTATCGATTCAAGCCGGACGGCACGGTCGAACAAATTCCGCTCGACCAGCCCCACTACACGCCGGACGGCAAAACGATGGACGACTACGATCTCAACACCTATGATTCCCAGCGGAAGGTGTACGACTTCGAGACGAACATGACGTCGGGATCCGTGACGATCGAGGCCACGCGATGGCAGTGTCAGAACAACCACTTCAGCAGTGAGAACATCGTCTACAAAGAGGCCGATGGTGACTGGCACTACGACTGTCCCAGCTACTATTACGGCGAGCCCACCACCGTCGACACGAACGACGGGGTCGCGACCTCGGATTCGGGCTTCGTCATGACGCGGGATTCCGAGCGCAACTACGTGCCCGACATTCCGCCGGGCTATCCGCGACAGCGAAGCGTCCAGGAGGTCTTCGAGGACGGGACAAACAACATCACGCTCGAAAATAATCACCTCCAGCTCGGACAGAACGACTTCGCGTTCATGATGGAGGCGACGATGGATCGAGAACAGTTGATCGACGAGTACGAACACGAGTACGACGGGCCGTACGACCTCTACACGGACAATCAGACGGAACTGAACCTCGCGGCCTGGGATATCGTGAAGAACTATCGAGATGATAGTTCGATGGATCCGAACTACAACGACGTCATCGGCGTCGTCCAGATCGACGGCGGCGGGCGCTACATCGATCTCGACGGGGTCCTGGAGGACTACCGAATCGACAAATCGGGTGTTTCTCCGACCGTCGTCAGCAATAGCGACGACTACGACCCGCCAGGCCCGACGATTACGTCCGGGCCGGGCGTCATCGAAATCTCCTGAATAGACCGGATCCGTTCTCACCCCACAGGAATCGAATACGCCAGCAGGTCGAACTCGCTGATGCGGTGGGTTACGTCGCGGCGTCGATCGTCGCCTGCACGTCGCTCCAGACCTCATCCGGCGTCCCTTCGCCGTCGACGCGTTCGAGCTGGCCGCGCTCGTCGTAATAGTCGATTACTGGTTCCGTGTTCTCGCGGTAGACGCGCAGTCGCTCGCGGACGGTCTCCTCGGTGTCGTCGTCGCGCTGGATCAGTTCGCCCCCGCACTCGTCGCAGACGCCCGGCTCGTCGGGCTGATCGAACTCGACGTGGTAGTTCGCGCCGCACTCAGAACAGACGCGTCGGCCCGTCAGCCGGTCGACGAGTTCGGATTCAGTCACGTCGAGGTACAGCACGACGTCGAGATCCGTCATCTCGGACAGTTCGGCGGCCTGATCCATGTTACGCGGATAGCCATCGAGGACGAACCCGTCCGCCGCCTCGAGCGCTTGCGCGACGATTTCGTTCACCACTTCGTCCGGGACGAGTTCGCCGCGGTCCATGAATTCGCGCGGGGTGTCGTGTGCAACGTCGAGGTGCGAGATGTCCATCTCGCTGTTCGCTCGCAGGGCGTCCCCCGTCGTCACGTGCTCGACGTCGTACGCCTCAGCGATATTCGCACTCTGCGTCCCCTTTCCGGCCCCGGGCGCTCCAAGGATGAGAATACGTGGCTCTGCCATACCGGGGCGTTCATCGGGCCCGCATAAAGGTTTAAAGAAACGCGTCGTCCAGCAGGTCGGTCGGGTTCGTCGCATCGAGGGCCGGTCGACTATCGCTGCGCGATTGCGGTCGTCGCAACGTCACGCTCGGAAGGCCCGAGGTGCAACGGACGGTTACCCGAACGAATTCGGCGTTACCGATACGACCGTCGGAGCGAGAACGATAGAACCAAGGGCTGGCCCTCGAAGTGACGTCCGTGGACAAGCGGAATGGCCGGCGATCCCGACGAGGGCCGGCACTCGAGCGACGCTGGGAGGCCGTCGTCGGACCGTTCCCAAATAGATAAGTATACCCGGTCGACATCGTCCGATAAGAAGCCCCGATAAACCGAGGTGAATACAATTTACGCCGAATTAGTGACTCCGATGCAAGCGACACGCGCCGACGTGTTCGAGTTGATCTTCCTGGTCTTTCTCGGACTCGGGACGATCGTCGGTATCGTCGTCGTGTCGTACATCATGTACAACGCGTACAAGTATCGCGACGCCGAACACATCGAGGATCCGACGCCCGAAAAACGCCCCGTACTTGGGGAGTTACCGGTGGGCGGGCAGGGCGGCCGAAAACTCTTCCTCTCGTTCATCGTCAGCGCGATCATCGTCGTCTCGCTGATCATCTGGACCTACAGCTGGCTGCTGTACGTCGAAGAGGGACCGGACCAGCTCGACGACGAGAACGCCGTCGAGATCGACGTCGAGGCCTCGGCGTTTACGTTCCTCTACAACTACGACTACCTGGACACCGAATACACCACCGCGCAGAACCTCGTCGTGCCCGCCGATCGACCGGTGCAGGTCAACGTGACCTCGAACGACGTCTGGCACACGTTCGGCATACCGAGGGAACGGGTAAAAGCCGACGCGCTCCCCGGTGAATACGACGTAACCTGGTTCGAGCCGAGCGAGCCCGGCTACTACGAGAACGCCGTCCAGTGTTTCGAACTCTGCGGACCCGGCCACAGCGCCATGGGGTCGAACCTGGTGGTCGTCGAAGCGTCGCTGTACGACGCGGCGGTCGAAGCAGAGGCCGTGGGCGACCTCGCGAGTGCGATCGAAGACGGCGACCTGGCCGCCGACGCCTCGCCGGACGAGTTCGAGAACCTCATCGCGGAACAGCAATCGGAGGACGGAACCGATGGAGAGAGTGATACGGGCACCGGTAACGAGACTGACACCGGTAGTGGAAACGAGACCACAGCCGATGGCGGAAACGAGACCGACGCCGGCTCGGGCAACGAGACCGACGCTGGATCGGGCAACGAAAGTGCACGCGTTGGATCCGGTGACCGGATCGCCGCGGGAGGTGTCGATCGATGAGTGACCTTCCGCCCCGTCGATCGCTCAAGCGCTGGCTCGTCACGACCAACCACAAGGATATCGGCATCCTCTACCTGAGCACCGCGCTCGTCTTCCTCCTCCTCGGCGGACTCCTCGCGCTGATCTTCCGGGCCCAGCTCTGGGAGGCGGGAGGCACGGGCCTGCTCAGTCACGCCGAGTTCAACCAGTCGGTGAGTACGCACGGGCTGATCATGGTCTTCTGGTTCCTCTCGCCGATCGCCACCGGGTTCGCGAACTACCTGGTACCGTTACAGATCGGGGCGAAGGACCTCGCGTTCCCGCGACTGAACGCGCTCTCGTACTGGTTCTACCTCTTCTCGGGGGTCATGCTGTTCATCTCGTTCTTCATGGGCGGTTCCTGGAGCGGCGGCTGGACGATCTACGCCCCGCTGAACGTCCCCATGTACACGCCGCCGGCACCCGGCGAACCGACCATCGGCGGGACGATGGCGCTCATCGCCCTGACGATGTTCGTCCTCTCGATCACGCTCGGGACGGTCAACTTCCTCACGACGATCCACCGCATGCGTGCGGAGGGGCTCGGCCTGTGGAACATGCCGCTTTTCACCTGGTCGTGGCTGCTGACCGTCTGGATGATGCTCTTCGCGTTCGCCGCCTTGCTGGCGGCGCTGTTGTTGCTCGTCACCGACCACGTGATGCTCACGCAGTACTTCGCGACCGACCAGGGCTCCTCACTATTGTGGGCGCACCTCTTCTGGTTCTTCGGCCACCCGGAGGTGTACATCGTCTTCTTCCCCGCGCTGGGGATCATGTTCGAGGCGTTCCAGACCTTCTGCGGTCGGCGCCTCGTCGGCCGGAAGTGGATCATCATCGCGATGATCCTCGTGGCCGTCCAGTCGTTCCTCGTCTGGATGCACCACATGTTCCTGACGACGATCAACCTCGAGGTCAAGACGCTCTACATGGCGACGACCATCGGCATCTCGCTGCCGTTCGACCTGATGGTCTTCGCGCTAATCTACACGATGGTCAAGGGCCGGGTCAGGTTCACGACGCCGTTCCTGTTCTCGCTGGGCGCGCTCGTGCTGTTCATCCTCGGCGGGATCACCGGCGTCTTCCTCGGCGCGGTCGTGCTTGACTACGAGTTCCGCGGCACCTACTGGGTCGTGGCGCACTTCCACTACGTGATGGTCGCCGGCGTGACGGCGCTCGTCGGCGGGCTCTACTACTGGTGGCCCAAAATTTCGGGCCGCATGTACCACGAGTTCCTGGGTAAACTCCACTTCGTGGCCTACTTCGTCGGATTCAACCTGCTGTACTTCCCGATGTTCCTCACATGGGAGACGCCGCGACGCGTCTTCCACTACCCGGTCGGCGACCAGATCTGGCACCAGGCGGCGACGGTCGGAGCCTACGTCTTCGGCTTCTCGTTCCTGCTCCTGTTCGCCAACTTCGCCTGGAGTCTGGTCTACGGCCCGAAGGCGCCGGACAACCCGTGGAAGTTCTCCCGCACCGCGGAGTGGGCGATCCCCTCGCCGCCGCCGCTCGACAACTGGCCGGGCCGACCGAGTTACGCCACCGGCAAGCTCGAGTTCGTCGACGACGCCACGACGGCCGACACCGCGACCGACGGCGGACCCGCGGCGACCGACGGCGGGACGGCCACGGCCGACGAAGCCGTGGCGCACGACCAGGCCGAGGACGTCCACGGGGCGGTACACGCCGACCACGCGAGCATCTGGCCGATGCTGATCGGCTTCAGCACGTTCGTGATGTTCATCGGCCTCTCCGGCATGAACGAGATCGTGGTCCACTTCCTCAGCGACGAGATTATCGCCCACCTCGGCACCGACGGCCTGTCCGCGCCGTCCGTCTCCGCCGAATCCGTCATCGAGAGCACGACCGGCGAATCGACGGCCCTCACGACGACAAACTACGTCTTCGGCGGGCTCTTCGTCGGCGGCATCGGCCTCATGCTGATCTCGCTCTTCCAGTTCGGCCGCGAGCAGTTCCACGCGCCGACGATGGAGATCGCCGAGCGCTGGCCGTTCGAGAACATCGGCACGACCAAGCTGGGCGTCTGGTTCTTCCTCGCCTCGGACGTCATCGTCTTCGGTGCCGTGATCGGCGCGTACCTCTTCATGCGCATCTGGGCCGGCTGGGGTAACTTCAGTCCGATTCCCGAGTACACCTGGGCCGGACTGCTCAACACCTACATCCTGCTCACCTCGAGCTTCACGGTCATCCTCGGACTCGTGATGGCCGAACGCTCGAACAAGAAGGGGCTGATGGCCTCGCTCGGGGCCACGATCCTGCTCGGGTTCGCGTTCATGGGCGTGAAGGCCTGGGAGTGGACCGGCAAGTTCGCCGACGGCGACTACTGGTTCCACGGCCTCGAGTACTCGCTGTACTACGTCACAACGGGCCTGCACGCGCTGCACGTGATTCTGGGCCTGCTCGTCGGCGGGTTCATGCTCTATCGCGTCTACACGATCGGCGCCTACCTCGAAGACGAACGGCCCGTGGAGTACTTCGGCCTCTACTGGCACTTCGTCGACATCGTCTGGGTCATCCTCTTCCCGCTGTTCTACCTCCTGTAGACCCGGACGGGCTCGATTTTTCGGGTTCCCGATACGAGATCAGTATCCGACGACCGGTCCGTGCGATCGATCAGCGTCTCGCTCGCGGATTCAGGGCCAGCAGGACAGCGTTCTCTCTCTCACACCCGTCCACGTTGGCTCGGCTGGCAATCGCTGACGACCCGGGCCCCACGCAATCGGTTCCGATCGGCGTCCCCGGATGCGACCGGTCGGCGTTACATTCGACGGGGGAGACGACCGGACGATTCGCATGAGGAAGCTATAAGTGACCGCCTCACCGACGATACAGCAATGACGAGCGTCAGGAACTACACCATCATCTACGCGCTGTTGCTGGCAGCCGGCACCGGCAAGTTCCTCTTCACCGAGATATCAGCCATTCCGCACGATCTCGCAATCGGCGGAATTCTGGTACTGGCGTTGATCAAGGTCCTGCTCATCGCCGGGTTCTTCCAGCATCTCAAGGACGAGCCCCGCTCGGTCTCCTACACGATGGGCCTCTCGGTGTTCATGGTGTTCCTGCTCGTACTCGCCGCCGGGTACTCGATCCAGTAAACCGCGCGCACGGACGAACGTGTCGACCGTTCGTATTTGCTCGTTGGCCGCCCACCGGCCGCGCTCGGGGGCGGCCTCGACCGACGGGGCAGCGCGTCAGCGCTCGCGCGCCAAAATCGGCTCACCCCGAGAGTTCGAAGCGAACGGTTCCCTCCTCGGTTCGGTTCATGTTGTTATCGAGGAGGCCGGCCGCCTCGTACGAGATGGGGCCCGGCACCTGGTGAGCGTGGGGCCCGGGCTCGTCCCCGACGTAGATGACATTCGGATCGGTACCGACGTCGGCCAGGAGCTGCCACGTCGAGACGCTGGTTCCGGCCGCGGTGTCGACAAGCTCCCTGGCGCCCTCCTCGGTCATGCCATCCGCCGCGTCCGCGGCTGGCTCCTGCTCGCCTCTGAGGATGGCGATCGCCGTCTGCAGTTCCTCGTTCGGCGGTTCCGCCGCCTCGAGCCGCGATAGCGGTACGTCCTCGAGGTACTGTCGGGGATCGCTCTCCGGGTCGTTCATATCGCCGAACTGGATGGCGCCCGGCGGACAGGCATCTTCGCACGCGGTACGCCCGATGAACTCCTCGCCGCGCGAACCGTCCTGACGTGACGGACAGAAGGTG
Coding sequences within it:
- a CDS encoding adenylate kinase; protein product: MAEPRILILGAPGAGKGTQSANIAEAYDVEHVTTGDALRANSEMDISHLDVAHDTPREFMDRGELVPDEVVNEIVAQALEAADGFVLDGYPRNMDQAAELSEMTDLDVVLYLDVTESELVDRLTGRRVCSECGANYHVEFDQPDEPGVCDECGGELIQRDDDTEETVRERLRVYRENTEPVIDYYDERGQLERVDGEGTPDEVWSDVQATIDAAT
- the coxB gene encoding cytochrome c oxidase subunit II — encoded protein: MQATRADVFELIFLVFLGLGTIVGIVVVSYIMYNAYKYRDAEHIEDPTPEKRPVLGELPVGGQGGRKLFLSFIVSAIIVVSLIIWTYSWLLYVEEGPDQLDDENAVEIDVEASAFTFLYNYDYLDTEYTTAQNLVVPADRPVQVNVTSNDVWHTFGIPRERVKADALPGEYDVTWFEPSEPGYYENAVQCFELCGPGHSAMGSNLVVVEASLYDAAVEAEAVGDLASAIEDGDLAADASPDEFENLIAEQQSEDGTDGESDTGTGNETDTGSGNETTADGGNETDAGSGNETDAGSGNESARVGSGDRIAAGGVDR
- a CDS encoding cbb3-type cytochrome c oxidase subunit I gives rise to the protein MSDLPPRRSLKRWLVTTNHKDIGILYLSTALVFLLLGGLLALIFRAQLWEAGGTGLLSHAEFNQSVSTHGLIMVFWFLSPIATGFANYLVPLQIGAKDLAFPRLNALSYWFYLFSGVMLFISFFMGGSWSGGWTIYAPLNVPMYTPPAPGEPTIGGTMALIALTMFVLSITLGTVNFLTTIHRMRAEGLGLWNMPLFTWSWLLTVWMMLFAFAALLAALLLLVTDHVMLTQYFATDQGSSLLWAHLFWFFGHPEVYIVFFPALGIMFEAFQTFCGRRLVGRKWIIIAMILVAVQSFLVWMHHMFLTTINLEVKTLYMATTIGISLPFDLMVFALIYTMVKGRVRFTTPFLFSLGALVLFILGGITGVFLGAVVLDYEFRGTYWVVAHFHYVMVAGVTALVGGLYYWWPKISGRMYHEFLGKLHFVAYFVGFNLLYFPMFLTWETPRRVFHYPVGDQIWHQAATVGAYVFGFSFLLLFANFAWSLVYGPKAPDNPWKFSRTAEWAIPSPPPLDNWPGRPSYATGKLEFVDDATTADTATDGGPAATDGGTATADEAVAHDQAEDVHGAVHADHASIWPMLIGFSTFVMFIGLSGMNEIVVHFLSDEIIAHLGTDGLSAPSVSAESVIESTTGESTALTTTNYVFGGLFVGGIGLMLISLFQFGREQFHAPTMEIAERWPFENIGTTKLGVWFFLASDVIVFGAVIGAYLFMRIWAGWGNFSPIPEYTWAGLLNTYILLTSSFTVILGLVMAERSNKKGLMASLGATILLGFAFMGVKAWEWTGKFADGDYWFHGLEYSLYYVTTGLHALHVILGLLVGGFMLYRVYTIGAYLEDERPVEYFGLYWHFVDIVWVILFPLFYLL
- a CDS encoding cytochrome C oxidase subunit IV family protein, which codes for MTSVRNYTIIYALLLAAGTGKFLFTEISAIPHDLAIGGILVLALIKVLLIAGFFQHLKDEPRSVSYTMGLSVFMVFLLVLAAGYSIQ